Proteins from a genomic interval of Ictalurus furcatus strain D&B chromosome 2, Billie_1.0, whole genome shotgun sequence:
- the LOC128598980 gene encoding kelch-like protein 10, protein MSSERERSAHMTLGGVLNEMRLKEEQCDVVLRVDEVEFKAHKIILCAHSPYFRALFTKGSSSDQMVYTIMNVSPDIMELIIHYIYTQDVRVTTDNVQALLAMADYLLMRDLVRICCDFLKAHLSLENCLGIWQHGNAHSYNELQDQA, encoded by the exons ATGagttctgagagagagaggagtgcaCACATGACACTGGGCGGTGTGCTGAACGAGATGCGGTTGAAGGAGGAGCAGTGCGACGTGGTCCTCAGAGTGGACGAGGTGGAATTCAAGGCCCATAAGATTATCCTCTGTGCGCACAGCCCATATTTCAg AGCCTTATTCACGAAAGGGAGCAGCTCGGATCAGATGGTGTACACCATCATGAATGTATCTCCAGACATCATGGAGCTTATAATCCACTACATCTACACCCAGGATGTTCGAGTCACCACTGATAATGTGCAGGCTCTGTTGGCCATGGCCGATTACCTGCTCATGCGAGACCTTGTTCGCATCTGCTGTGACTTCCTGAAGGCACATCTCAGCCTGGAAAACTGCTTAGGGATTTGGCAGCACGGCAATGCTCACTCGTACAATGAGCTGCAGGATCAGGCCTAA